The following are encoded in a window of Anopheles stephensi strain Indian chromosome X, UCI_ANSTEP_V1.0, whole genome shotgun sequence genomic DNA:
- the LOC118517466 gene encoding uncharacterized protein LOC118517466, which yields MVLLQRAKPLKMIQLYFTVLFFLLSSALCADWSASCPVNCSCKWSNGKKSAICNGADFTAVPSNLSTEIQVLVLNDNNIPYLNREEFTSLGLVNLQKIHLKHSHVKYLHREAFKNLKILVEVDLSENEIETLDKQTFAGNNRLRIINLYDNPIKMLVAEQFPVLPYLRNIDLHGCQLRYVAETAFSNLDLLEFLDLSKNRLESLPHHVFNHMKNLKTLILEENWWNCDCHLRDFRNWYLNSSLNRRSLICQRPFALKGLSWEYLETEQFGCMPMVEIFRDEYEIEDLGTNITYKCMVSGDPEPNVRWDVNGKDVDQDNAIIETERHVAFDGSVTIWSNLTILNVTNNDSGFYTCTALNRIGLASKNFSLVLPEVVERVIIKTPETFWYFGLILGIFGTIFGLLSLSVVVCLVKRKLRMRRRRKTIKNSVSFNDQEKKLLDLSITTNERQEFSASDVVTPSTKTDSTIAMEPVQITIESIATSKREEYPLNVGVFPPPPEFCTQMISNPTISNIYISVSVTQDPLEGAEVNMYPDLLNIPNRHQKGPPKISPVSVTSYATLPRKTATVGGGPRCSITSGHSSGSSSSGTTVTQLLAGGKASGGVVGAPPSTGSPLSCTPSLLATEIPLTEGIVNYATTSLRDDSGCEMSASPVPSMCAECSKVMKATSSTSTFAATSKYGGASRTLSGVGGDLATMAGSIKCEKPLACLKYDNMGRRYTASGNSTLSLPDELKSSAGPPGTFVIKQQEIETIVEQDDHAALDDATRLDEQLESSASSSSATAVPGAMGPAALAGPLTDDGGQEAAQRGLYVVGNDFVSL from the exons ATGGTACTGCTGCAGCGCGCTAAGCCACTAAAAATGATACAGCTCTACTTCACAG TACTGTTTTTCCTGCTGTCATCGGCACTGTGCGCCGACTGGAGTGCCAGCTGTCCGGTGAACTGTAGCTGCAAGTGGTCGAACGGCAAAAAGTCCGCCATCTGCAATGGGGCCGACTTTACCGCGGTACCGTCGAACCTGTCGACCGAGATACAGGTGCTGGTGCTGAACGACAACAACATCCCGTACCTTAACCGGGAAGAGTTTACATCGCTCGGGCTGGTAAACCTGCAGAAGATACATCTGAAACATTCGCACGTGAAATATCTGCACCGGGAGGCGTTCAAGAACCTCAAGATACTGGTCGAGGTGGATCTGAGCGAGAACGAAATCGAAACGCTCGACAAGCAAACGTTCGCCGGTAACAATCGGTTGCGCATCATCAACCTGTACGACAATCCGATCAAGATGCTGGTGGCGGAACAGTTCCCGGTGCTGCCGTACCTGCGCAACATCGACCTGCACGGCTGCCAGCTGCGGTACGTGGCGGAAACCGCCTTCTCCAATCTGGACTTGCTCGAGTTTCTCGACCTATCGAAGAACCGGCTCGAAAGCTTACCGCACCACGTGTTCAACCACATGAAGAACCTGAAGACGTTAATACTGGAGGAGAACTGGTGGAACTGTGACTGCCATTTGCGGGACTTTCGCAACTGGTACCTGAACAGCTCGCTGAACCGGCGCAGCCTCATCTGTCAGCGACCGTTCGCGCTGAAGGGCCTGTCGTGGGAGTATCTCGAGACGGAGCAGTTCGGGTGTATGCCGATGGTGGAGATCTTTCGGGATGAGTACGAGATCGAGGATCTGGGCACGAACATCACGTACAAGTGTATGGTGTCGGGCGACCCGGAACCGAACGTCCGGTGGGACGTGAACGGGAAGGACGTCGATCAGGACAATGCGATCATCGAGACGGAGCGGCACGTAGCGTTCGACGGGAGCGTTACGATCTGGAGCAATCTCACGATACTGAATGTGACGAACAACGATTCCGGCTTTTACACCTGCACCGCACTGAACCGGATCGGGCTAGCGAGTAAAAACTTTAGCCTCGTACTGCCGGAGGTGGTCGAGCGGGTGATCATAAAGACGCCGGAAACGTTCTGGTACTTCGGCTTGATATTGGGCATCTTTGGCACCATCTTCGGGCTGCTGTCactgtcggtggtggtgtgtctgGTGAAGCGGAAGCTGAGGATGCGCCGCCGGCGGAAAACGATCAAGAACAGTGTGAGCTTCAACGATCAGGAGAAGAAGCTGCTAGATCTGAGCATCACCACGAACGAGCGGCAGGAGTTTAGTGCGAGCGATGTGGTGACGCCCTCCACCAAGACCGACTCGACGATTGCGATGGAACCGGTGCAGATAACGATCGAGTCGATTGCGACCTCGAAGCGGGAGGAGTATCCGCTGAATGTTGGCGTGTTTCCACCACCGCCCGAATTCTGCACCCAGATGATATCGAACCCGACGATCAGCAACATCTACATCTCCGTCTCGGTAACGCAGGATCCGCTCGAAGGTGCGGAGGTGAACATGTACCCCGACCTGCTCAACATCCCGAACCGCCACCAGAAGGGACCGCCAAAGATATCGCCCGTGAGCGTTACGTCCTACGCAACGTTACCACGCAAAACGGCTACGGTGGGCGGTGGTCCCCGGTGTTCCATCACGTCCGGCCATAGTTCCGGGTCGAGCTCGAGCGGTACCACCGTCACGCAGCTGCTGGCCGGTGGTAAAGCGAGCGGTGGTGTTGTTGGAGCACCACCCTCGACCGGTTCACCACTGTCCTGCACGCCAAGCTTGCTCGCGACGGAAATCCCACTGACGGAAGGCATTGTCAATTACGCGACCACCTCCCTGCGCGATGACTCCGGGTGCGAGATGTCTGCGTCGCCGGTGCCGTCCATGTGTGCCGAATGCAGCAAGGTGATGAAAGCGACCAGCAGCACATCGACGTTCGCCGCCACGTCCAAGTATGGCGGTGCGTCGCGTACACTGTCCGGCGTCGGCGGTGATCTGGCGACGATGGCGGGCAGCATCAAGTGCGAGAAACCGCTCGCCTGCCTGAAGTACGACAATATGGGGCGCCGGTATACGGCCAGCGGCAACTCGACGCTCTCGCTGCCGGACGAGCTCAAGTCGTCGGCCGGACCGCCGGGCACGTTCGTCATCAAGCAGCAGGAGATCGAAACCATCGTCGAGCAGGACGACCATGCCGCGCTGGACGATGCGACCCGGCTGGACGAGCAGCTCGAATCGtccgcctcctcctcctcggcAACGGCGGTACCGGGTGCGATGGGACCAGCGGCATTGGCGGGACCGCTTACCGACGACGGTGGGCAGGAGGCGGCCCAGCGGGGTCTGTACGTCGTGGGTAATGATTTCGTTTCGCtgtag